A DNA window from bacterium contains the following coding sequences:
- a CDS encoding deoxyribodipyrimidine photolyase, protein MTLAPTPRALRLRAVNGSSQQPGRFVLYWMLAQRRTHYNFALERAAQWAEHLGLPLLILESVTLVYELASPRQHVFLLQGMLDNQQRLAGRGVTYYPFVERIPGERGDLLRALAEQAAVVVTDDYPMAMHQELIAEAGREFSCKVEAVDSCGLLPLRAAEVTFPTAFAFRRFLQKNLREHLAVFPVADPLAKVKLPKLQIDSRITSLWPVAQVEPLLADRRWMNDLPLLQDVAPVSAVGGTKAAEKLMREFLTTKLENYSERNQPEADYTSGLSPYLHFGMISVQQVFGELAQREGWTIENLSASVAGKKEGWWGMSANAESFLDELVTWREVGYNFNHLRDDYKQFDSLTPWALKTLHEHSRDPRKWTYSLREFEQSGTHDPLWNAAQTQLRCEGRMHNYLRMLWGKKILEWSESPEAALEVMIELNDKWALDGRDPNSYSGILWCLGRYDRPWFPERDIFGQIRYMSSENTARKVRVKGYVERYGG, encoded by the coding sequence ATGACCCTCGCGCCGACCCCCCGTGCGCTACGCCTCCGGGCTGTGAACGGCTCTTCGCAGCAACCCGGCCGTTTTGTGCTTTATTGGATGCTCGCCCAGCGCCGGACGCACTACAATTTTGCCTTGGAACGCGCGGCGCAGTGGGCTGAGCATCTGGGCTTGCCGTTGCTGATTCTCGAGTCGGTGACGCTGGTTTATGAACTGGCCAGCCCGCGGCAGCATGTCTTCCTGCTGCAGGGGATGCTCGACAACCAGCAGCGGCTGGCCGGGCGCGGCGTGACTTACTACCCGTTTGTCGAGCGCATTCCCGGCGAACGCGGTGATCTCCTGCGGGCTTTGGCGGAACAGGCGGCGGTCGTCGTTACGGACGATTACCCGATGGCGATGCATCAGGAGTTGATTGCTGAGGCTGGGCGCGAGTTTTCGTGCAAGGTTGAGGCGGTGGATTCGTGCGGGCTGTTGCCGTTGCGCGCGGCGGAAGTCACATTTCCGACGGCGTTTGCGTTTCGCAGATTTTTGCAGAAGAATCTGCGCGAGCACTTAGCAGTTTTTCCGGTAGCGGATCCGTTGGCGAAAGTGAAGTTGCCGAAGCTGCAGATTGACTCGCGCATCACTTCACTGTGGCCCGTGGCGCAGGTTGAACCATTGCTTGCGGACCGACGCTGGATGAACGATTTGCCGCTCCTGCAGGATGTCGCGCCGGTTTCCGCTGTGGGAGGAACCAAGGCGGCGGAGAAGTTAATGCGGGAGTTTTTGACGACGAAGCTCGAGAACTACTCGGAACGCAATCAGCCGGAAGCGGATTATACGTCCGGTTTGAGTCCGTATTTGCACTTCGGGATGATTTCAGTGCAGCAGGTTTTTGGCGAGCTGGCGCAGCGGGAAGGTTGGACGATCGAGAACTTGAGCGCGAGCGTGGCGGGCAAGAAGGAGGGCTGGTGGGGCATGAGCGCGAACGCGGAGAGTTTTTTGGATGAACTCGTGACGTGGCGCGAGGTGGGTTACAATTTCAACCATCTGCGCGACGACTACAAGCAGTTCGACTCGCTGACGCCGTGGGCCCTCAAGACGTTGCATGAGCATTCACGGGACCCGCGCAAGTGGACGTATTCACTGCGGGAGTTTGAACAGAGCGGGACGCATGATCCGCTGTGGAACGCCGCGCAGACGCAGTTGCGCTGCGAAGGGCGGATGCACAACTATTTACGAATGCTGTGGGGGAAGAAGATTCTGGAATGGAGTGAATCCCCTGAGGCCGCGCTCGAAGTGATGATTGAACTCAACGACAAGTGGGCGCTCGACGGGCGCGATCCGAATTCTTACAGTGGCATCCTCTGGTGTCTGGGCCGCTATGACCGTCCGTGGTTTCCGGAGCGTGACATCTTTGGCCAGATTCGCTACATGAGCAGTGAGAATACGGCGCGGAAGGTGCGGGTGAAGGGGTACGTGGAGAGGTATGGGGGATGA
- a CDS encoding transposase yields the protein MLRRHSRYNVAHTTYFVTTTIVERGSWLVTPEVCNRLSEIIEEYRAYYNLLCIGYCLMPDHIHLILNQRQDGLAVSNFMKRVKSQSARYCKPVGYPREQKFWRRRFDCMSLPGTRALQTKLRYVHWNPVRKGLVTEPQFYPWSSARDWHNGKQTGSVTICLDTDFV from the coding sequence GTGCTTCGCCGTCATAGCCGCTACAATGTCGCGCATACGACGTATTTTGTGACCACGACCATCGTTGAGCGGGGGAGCTGGCTTGTCACACCGGAGGTTTGCAATCGTCTCTCCGAGATCATCGAGGAATACCGGGCTTACTACAACCTGCTTTGCATCGGTTATTGCTTGATGCCGGATCACATCCATCTCATTTTGAATCAGCGGCAGGACGGCCTGGCGGTCTCTAATTTCATGAAGCGCGTCAAGAGTCAGTCGGCCCGATATTGCAAACCCGTTGGCTATCCCCGTGAGCAGAAATTCTGGCGCCGCCGATTTGACTGCATGTCGCTTCCCGGCACGCGCGCCCTCCAGACAAAGTTGCGTTACGTGCACTGGAATCCAGTGCGCAAAGGACTTGTCACAGAGCCGCAATTCTATCCGTGGTCGAGCGCCCGCGATTGGCATAACGGCAAACAGACGGGTTCGGTAACGATTTGTTTAGACACAGACTTTGTGTGA
- a CDS encoding T9SS type A sorting domain-containing protein — MRKYLILCILACMSLASMALATEVGEALSVDKALVRSSARDGSCSLSALSDTAAGFSIWNVATWGPTGSAHAMYIDPAVDQRGTGGCSAPFYPFFVSSIDLFMTEYTGDLANVGAVCTYEVTLACPQDFSSGSATEDCQGPGNVFWTGTLTMVYDSAFINSVNFVPFNLPVGVCVDRPFFVVARQTGYTGTGGAAQMGWHTQAAASTPPEGLCDNWISLPAGVGYDCFLLSGFDIGYGGTCVPSPGFPACFPGAATLYVNGFAAPEMGCETVASCVARPNVYPGDDASDPIVIDSAPWTGVVDLCQFTSDYNYYFDAGAPATTTRRFTGRGGDAVLTFSYDTQLPEACFAVTLTPLCPPGQALRLRTWLTDSFGPLYWGTPQYPGINAPQTYDFTSSGLGCFFPDVYTLYVDGYPCCCPVQVDFAGDAPLAVELTSFDAVAGDRQVTLNWQTASESNIERWDITRNGEFLAEVAGLGDNESGHRYNFVDNNVVNGQSYSYTLTAYDYQGVATVFTQIETATPMAGAGVVTEYALSQNYPNPFNPTTTIEYAVREAGLVQLKVYTVDGREVATLVDGAMDAGSYSVDYDASGLASGMYLYKLSVNGFTATQKMVLMK; from the coding sequence ATGCGTAAGTATTTGATTTTGTGTATTTTGGCCTGCATGAGCTTAGCCTCGATGGCATTGGCCACTGAGGTTGGCGAAGCCCTCTCGGTTGACAAGGCTTTGGTCCGCTCGTCGGCCCGCGACGGCTCATGCTCGCTGTCCGCATTGTCGGACACAGCGGCTGGTTTCAGCATTTGGAACGTAGCGACGTGGGGCCCGACTGGCTCGGCGCACGCCATGTACATTGACCCCGCAGTGGATCAGCGCGGCACGGGCGGCTGCTCGGCTCCGTTCTATCCGTTCTTCGTTTCGTCCATTGACCTGTTCATGACGGAGTATACGGGCGACCTCGCCAATGTCGGCGCGGTGTGTACGTACGAAGTCACGCTGGCCTGCCCGCAGGATTTCAGCTCGGGTTCGGCGACGGAAGACTGCCAGGGACCGGGCAATGTGTTCTGGACCGGTACGCTGACGATGGTCTACGACTCGGCGTTTATCAATTCCGTCAATTTCGTTCCGTTCAATCTTCCCGTCGGTGTTTGTGTTGACCGTCCGTTCTTCGTCGTGGCTCGCCAGACCGGTTACACCGGTACCGGTGGTGCTGCTCAGATGGGCTGGCACACGCAGGCCGCGGCTTCGACGCCGCCGGAAGGTCTGTGCGACAATTGGATTTCGCTGCCCGCCGGTGTCGGCTACGATTGCTTCCTGTTGTCCGGTTTTGACATTGGTTACGGCGGAACGTGCGTCCCGTCGCCGGGCTTCCCGGCCTGCTTCCCGGGCGCCGCGACCCTCTATGTGAACGGTTTTGCGGCTCCGGAAATGGGTTGCGAGACGGTCGCGAGCTGCGTGGCTCGTCCGAATGTTTACCCGGGTGACGACGCTTCGGATCCGATCGTGATTGACTCTGCTCCGTGGACCGGTGTTGTGGACCTTTGCCAGTTCACCAGCGATTACAACTACTACTTTGACGCCGGTGCCCCGGCGACGACGACCCGCCGTTTCACGGGCCGTGGCGGTGATGCCGTGTTGACGTTCTCGTATGACACGCAGTTACCGGAAGCCTGCTTCGCCGTGACGCTGACGCCGCTGTGCCCGCCGGGACAGGCGCTTCGTCTGCGCACGTGGTTGACGGATTCGTTTGGCCCGCTTTACTGGGGCACGCCGCAGTACCCGGGTATCAACGCTCCGCAGACCTATGACTTCACGAGCAGCGGTCTGGGCTGCTTCTTCCCGGACGTCTACACGCTGTATGTTGACGGTTATCCGTGCTGCTGCCCGGTTCAGGTTGACTTCGCGGGCGACGCTCCGTTGGCTGTTGAGCTGACGAGCTTTGACGCGGTGGCCGGCGACCGTCAGGTGACGTTGAACTGGCAGACGGCTTCGGAGAGCAACATTGAGCGTTGGGACATCACGCGCAACGGCGAATTCCTCGCCGAAGTCGCGGGTCTGGGCGACAACGAATCGGGTCACCGTTACAACTTCGTTGACAACAACGTGGTGAACGGCCAGAGCTATTCGTACACGCTGACGGCTTATGACTACCAGGGTGTCGCGACGGTGTTCACGCAGATCGAGACCGCGACGCCGATGGCCGGCGCGGGTGTTGTGACCGAGTACGCGCTTTCGCAGAACTACCCGAACCCGTTCAACCCGACGACGACGATTGAATACGCCGTGCGCGAAGCCGGTTTGGTTCAGTTGAAGGTTTACACGGTTGACGGTCGCGAAGTTGCGACGCTTGTTGACGGCGCGATGGACGCGGGCAGCTACAGCGTTGACTACGACGCTTCGGGTCTGGCCAGCGGTATGTACCTCTACAAGCTGTCGGTGAACGGCTTCACGGCGACTCAGAAGATGGTGTTGATGAAGTAA